One genomic segment of Nitrospirota bacterium includes these proteins:
- a CDS encoding DedA family protein, with product MSQWVGIWFQWVHDWGYPGIILLMAMESSIFPIPSEVVIPPAAYWATQGRYSFVGVVLAGTLGSYLGATATYWAARWLGRPLLVRYGKYLFCPEDKLLRAERWLARYEAGGVFFARLVPVVRHLIGIPAGLVRMPFGLYSAMTIIGAGLWCWVLAWFGGDLLGSQPDLVQNPSQLVGVLQQKSRLVGGFALLLCVLYVLVMRLTAKPASAGS from the coding sequence ATGTCGCAGTGGGTTGGTATCTGGTTTCAATGGGTCCATGACTGGGGCTACCCGGGTATCATCCTGCTGATGGCCATGGAGAGCTCGATCTTCCCCATTCCCAGCGAAGTGGTGATCCCGCCCGCCGCCTACTGGGCCACACAAGGCCGCTACAGTTTTGTCGGCGTCGTGCTCGCCGGAACCCTGGGAAGTTACCTCGGTGCTACCGCGACCTACTGGGCGGCTCGCTGGCTGGGACGCCCATTATTGGTTCGCTACGGGAAGTATCTGTTCTGCCCGGAAGACAAGCTGCTGCGGGCGGAGCGTTGGCTGGCTCGATATGAAGCAGGCGGAGTGTTCTTTGCCCGTCTCGTACCGGTGGTCCGGCACTTGATCGGCATTCCGGCCGGTCTGGTGCGCATGCCGTTCGGCCTCTACAGTGCAATGACGATCATCGGTGCCGGGCTCTGGTGTTGGGTCCTGGCCTGGTTCGGCGGCGACCTGCTGGGCAGCCAGCCGGACTTGGTGCAGAATCCTTCGCAGCTAGTCGGGGTGCTCCAGCAAAAATCGCGTTTGGTGGGAGGGTTTGCGCTCCTGCTGTGCGTCCTCTATGTCCTGGTGATGCGGCTCACTGCCAAACCCGCCTCCGCTGGTTCGTGA
- a CDS encoding arylesterase, protein MSVAWTFLVGCEQPSDSRTASSLSNTPSEGIGQRLGTDVTGQPGRSRAIPRAERPKIVAFGDSLTAGFGVSAEDSYPAQLQRRLDQAGYRYEVINAGVSGDTTAGGVRRIDWVLKSRPRIVIVELGANDGLRGLNLEETSANLAQMLQRLQEAGVTVVLAGMKLPPNYGVDYAGRFTTLYGNLAKKYRATYLPFFLEGVAAHPALNQADGIHPTREGYRLVVDHLMSVLEPLLEKPMPARS, encoded by the coding sequence ATGAGCGTGGCTTGGACGTTCCTTGTCGGCTGCGAACAGCCGTCCGATTCCCGCACAGCCTCAAGCCTTTCGAATACTCCCAGCGAAGGGATCGGCCAACGGCTGGGCACCGACGTCACCGGTCAGCCGGGACGAAGCCGCGCCATCCCGCGCGCCGAGCGTCCGAAGATCGTGGCCTTCGGCGACAGTCTGACGGCCGGGTTCGGAGTATCGGCCGAAGATTCCTATCCCGCTCAACTCCAGCGGAGACTCGATCAAGCCGGGTATCGCTACGAGGTGATCAATGCGGGGGTCAGCGGGGATACGACGGCAGGCGGGGTGCGACGGATCGATTGGGTGCTGAAAAGCCGGCCCCGCATCGTCATCGTGGAACTCGGCGCGAACGACGGGCTGCGCGGCCTGAACCTCGAGGAAACGAGCGCCAACCTTGCGCAGATGCTCCAACGGCTCCAGGAAGCCGGCGTGACGGTGGTCCTGGCCGGAATGAAACTCCCGCCCAACTATGGCGTCGACTATGCGGGACGGTTTACAACGCTCTATGGAAACCTGGCGAAAAAATATCGCGCGACCTATCTGCCGTTTTTCCTGGAAGGGGTGGCGGCCCATCCGGCGCTCAACCAAGCCGACGGCATTCACCCGACGAGAGAGGGCTACCGACTGGTCGTGGATCACCTGATGTCGGTCTTGGAGCCGCTGCTGGAGAAGCCGATGCCAGCCCGTTCGTAG
- a CDS encoding M1 family peptidase, which translates to MLERIAGFLGKLSLLHTAVTRRHTLASISSLAGSLIRLWGLGLLVNPSGADARAWLVGRPQGEDAELLYPPMPTEERNRVDQYRLPRHVIPTRYDLRLEPDLAAFTFAGNETVTVTVKEPTAELLLNAVELEITEAQIAQDAGPALAGRIEPDERAERCRLTFPQAISPGVWKLRLAFKGTLNDKLRGFYRSTYQDQAGRTKSLAATQFEATDARRAFPCWDEPDFKAVFSATLMIDPALTAVSNAGVLSETHEGGKKVLRFADTISMSTYLVAFVVGELEASEPVAIGATQLRVWSVPGKQHLAPFGREIGSFSLGFFEDYYGLPYPGDKLDLLAIPDFASGAMENLGAITFRETALLVNEQAATHTELERIADVVAHENAHMWFGDLVTMAWWNGLWLNEAFATFMEVLAVDAWKPEWQRWTTFSVSRAAAFAVDGLRSSRPIEYPVHAPKDADAMFDVLTYEKGASVLRMLEQHIGPDVFREGVRRYLRAHAYQNADTGDLWIALGQAAQRPIPDLMDGWIFQPGYPLISVTLDGTRLRLSQRHFTYLSDPEPGAASAPRRWQVPLQVRLVANGQRRTHRLLLTDADTHLDLPPGFESVLVNEGGHGFYRVRYAPDLLARLLQAPETLAAIERFNLVNDAWAATVAGLMPLPDYLDLTARFRGERDKNVWAVLIDSFNLLKRIIQPADRPKLEALVRDRVGPAVAELGWTPQSGESELTKQLRADLLRAVGTIGNDPAVQSRASELYAASLTQPTVVDQNLLPSLIAILAHVGDAARYEDFLSRFHKAATPQEERRYLYALAAFKPVPLLEQTLARALSGEIRTQDAPFIIRLVLTNVYGRELAWDFVKANWERMDQLFPKQGLRRMLEGIVGLATPELEQDVHRFIADRKIDLGGKTLEQYLEQLRIAVTLHQRAGTALSQHL; encoded by the coding sequence ATGCTTGAGCGGATCGCCGGCTTTCTCGGCAAGCTTTCCCTCCTGCACACAGCCGTCACGCGCCGCCATACGCTCGCCTCGATCTCCTCGCTAGCCGGGTCGCTCATCCGGCTGTGGGGCCTCGGCCTGTTGGTGAATCCGTCCGGAGCGGATGCCCGCGCCTGGCTCGTCGGACGGCCCCAGGGAGAGGACGCCGAACTTCTCTATCCACCCATGCCGACAGAAGAGAGGAACCGAGTGGACCAATATCGCTTGCCGCGCCACGTCATACCGACCCGCTACGACCTCCGCCTGGAACCGGACCTTGCGGCCTTCACCTTTGCCGGCAACGAAACGGTGACGGTCACGGTCAAAGAGCCGACGGCCGAACTCCTGCTCAATGCCGTCGAGCTGGAGATCACGGAGGCGCAGATCGCGCAGGACGCAGGCCCGGCACTGGCCGGACGCATCGAGCCGGACGAACGGGCGGAACGGTGCCGGCTCACATTTCCCCAAGCCATTTCCCCGGGCGTCTGGAAGCTGCGCCTCGCGTTCAAGGGCACCCTGAACGACAAGCTGCGCGGGTTCTACCGCAGCACCTACCAGGACCAGGCCGGCCGGACCAAGTCCCTGGCGGCCACGCAGTTCGAGGCCACCGACGCCAGGCGCGCTTTTCCCTGCTGGGACGAACCGGACTTCAAGGCCGTCTTCTCCGCGACCCTCATGATCGATCCGGCTCTGACCGCCGTCTCGAACGCCGGCGTCCTGTCCGAAACGCACGAGGGCGGGAAAAAGGTGCTGCGCTTCGCCGATACGATTTCCATGTCCACCTACCTGGTCGCGTTTGTCGTGGGCGAGCTGGAGGCCTCGGAACCGGTGGCCATCGGCGCCACCCAGCTGCGCGTCTGGTCCGTGCCGGGCAAGCAACACCTCGCGCCCTTCGGCCGTGAAATCGGCTCCTTCTCACTCGGTTTCTTCGAGGACTACTACGGCCTCCCCTATCCGGGCGACAAGCTGGACCTCCTGGCCATCCCGGACTTCGCCTCCGGCGCGATGGAAAACCTGGGGGCCATTACCTTCCGCGAGACGGCCCTGCTGGTCAACGAACAGGCCGCCACGCATACGGAGCTGGAACGGATCGCCGATGTCGTGGCGCACGAGAACGCCCACATGTGGTTCGGCGATCTGGTCACCATGGCCTGGTGGAACGGCCTCTGGCTCAACGAAGCCTTCGCCACCTTCATGGAAGTGCTGGCCGTGGATGCCTGGAAGCCGGAGTGGCAACGGTGGACGACCTTCAGCGTCTCGCGCGCCGCGGCCTTTGCCGTGGACGGGCTGCGCAGTTCGCGGCCCATCGAATATCCGGTCCATGCGCCGAAGGACGCGGACGCCATGTTCGACGTGCTGACCTATGAAAAGGGCGCGTCGGTCCTGCGCATGCTGGAACAGCACATCGGCCCCGACGTCTTCCGCGAGGGCGTCCGCCGGTACCTGCGCGCCCATGCCTACCAAAACGCCGACACGGGCGATCTCTGGATTGCGCTGGGGCAGGCAGCCCAACGACCGATTCCCGACCTCATGGACGGGTGGATCTTCCAGCCGGGCTATCCCTTGATCAGCGTCACGCTCGACGGAACCCGCCTGCGCTTGTCGCAACGGCACTTTACCTATCTCTCCGACCCGGAGCCGGGCGCCGCATCCGCCCCCAGGAGATGGCAGGTACCGCTCCAAGTGCGCCTCGTCGCAAACGGGCAGAGGCGCACGCACCGTCTGTTGTTGACGGACGCGGACACGCACCTCGACCTCCCGCCCGGCTTCGAGTCGGTCCTGGTCAACGAAGGGGGGCACGGATTCTACCGGGTGCGCTACGCGCCGGATCTGCTCGCGCGCCTGCTCCAGGCGCCGGAGACGCTGGCGGCGATCGAACGGTTCAATCTGGTCAACGACGCCTGGGCCGCGACCGTCGCCGGGCTCATGCCCCTCCCCGACTACCTGGACCTGACCGCCCGGTTCCGAGGCGAACGGGACAAAAACGTCTGGGCGGTGCTCATCGACTCGTTTAACTTGTTGAAGCGGATCATCCAACCGGCCGACCGGCCGAAGCTGGAGGCGCTCGTGCGGGACCGGGTCGGCCCGGCGGTGGCCGAACTAGGCTGGACGCCTCAGTCCGGCGAAAGTGAGCTGACCAAGCAACTGCGCGCCGACCTGCTGCGGGCGGTCGGCACCATCGGCAACGATCCGGCGGTGCAGAGCCGGGCCTCGGAACTCTATGCCGCGTCACTCACGCAGCCGACGGTGGTGGACCAAAACCTGCTGCCCAGCCTCATCGCCATCCTGGCTCATGTCGGCGATGCGGCCCGATACGAGGACTTCCTCTCGCGCTTCCACAAGGCCGCCACGCCGCAAGAAGAGCGCCGGTACCTCTACGCCCTGGCTGCGTTCAAACCGGTGCCGTTGTTGGAACAGACTTTGGCCCGCGCGCTCAGCGGCGAAATTCGCACGCAGGACGCGCCCTTCATCATTCGGCTGGTGTTGACGAACGTCTATGGCCGCGAGTTGGCCTGGGACTTCGTCAAAGCGAATTGGGAGCGGATGGATCAGCTCTTCCCGAAACAGGGACTCCGCCGGATGCTGGAAGGGATCGTCGGACTGGCCACACCGGAACTGGAGCAGGACGTCCACCGCTTCATCGCCGACCGAAAAATCGACCTGGGTGGAAAGACACTGGAACAGTACCTCGAACAACTCCGCATCGCGGTGACGCTACATCAGCGAGCGGGAACAGCCCTCTCGCAGCATCTCTAA
- a CDS encoding ABC transporter ATP-binding protein, giving the protein MIAITHLFMCLSAGGHPVTILNNISLEIPDKQMVAIVGPSGSGKSTLLGLLAGLDKPTSGSIFLDGVDITALAESEMARYRRQKIGYIFQSFHLIPTLTARENVAIPLELAGSPQANGRAAELLAAVGLRDRQDHYPVQLSGGEQQRVAVARAFACRPPILLADEPTGNLDSATGRQVIELLLALNRDQGSTLILVTHDQTLASHAERIITLRDGRIESDSCAHLFSPSSGVQG; this is encoded by the coding sequence ATGATTGCGATCACGCATCTGTTTATGTGTCTCAGCGCCGGCGGGCATCCGGTCACCATCCTCAACAACATTTCGCTGGAGATTCCCGACAAGCAGATGGTCGCCATCGTCGGGCCGTCCGGCAGCGGCAAGTCCACGCTGCTTGGACTGCTGGCCGGCCTGGATAAGCCCACCTCCGGCTCCATCTTCTTGGACGGCGTCGACATCACGGCCTTGGCCGAAAGCGAGATGGCCCGGTATCGGCGGCAGAAGATCGGCTACATCTTTCAGTCCTTCCATTTGATTCCCACCTTGACCGCGCGGGAGAACGTGGCGATCCCGCTGGAATTGGCCGGCAGTCCGCAGGCCAACGGGCGCGCGGCTGAGTTGTTGGCCGCCGTGGGCTTGCGGGACCGGCAGGACCATTATCCGGTGCAGCTCTCGGGCGGCGAACAGCAACGGGTGGCCGTGGCCCGCGCCTTCGCCTGCCGCCCGCCCATCCTGCTGGCGGACGAACCGACCGGCAATTTGGACAGCGCCACGGGCCGCCAGGTCATCGAGTTGCTGCTGGCGCTCAACCGCGACCAGGGCAGCACGCTCATTCTCGTCACCCACGACCAGACGCTCGCCTCCCACGCCGAACGCATCATCACCCTTCGCGACGGCCGCATCGAATCGGACAGTTGCGCACATCTCTTCTCGCCGTCTTCCGGAGTGCAAGGGTGA
- the glk gene encoding glucokinase has protein sequence MILAGDIGGTKTILAIFDWKSERVESVRERTFASADFKSLEEVIAEFLKPPAKSEAPAEEEAEADAPEPVAEAPEEPPVIEAACFGVAGPIIENRCKTTNLPWVVDGTALATHLKVGQVRLLNDLEATAYGLLVLRPDEFVVLNAGAARPVQPTTAMALIAAGTGLGEAILYGDGTRYHPMPSEGGHASFAPTSDLEIDLLRHLRSSYLHVSYERVLSGAGLHAIYEFLRDTKRNEPTWLAERIKVGDPAAVIAEVGLAGQSEICQQALDMFASIYGAEAGNLALKALALNGLYVGGGIAPKLIPKLKDGTFMRAFSAKGRYKALLNSIPVRVIMNPKTALLGAASVASRLQPIQAT, from the coding sequence ATGATACTTGCAGGGGATATTGGTGGAACAAAAACCATCCTCGCGATCTTCGATTGGAAGAGCGAGCGGGTCGAGTCGGTGCGGGAACGCACCTTCGCCAGCGCCGACTTCAAGTCGCTCGAAGAGGTGATTGCCGAGTTTCTGAAGCCGCCGGCCAAGAGCGAGGCGCCCGCGGAAGAGGAGGCTGAGGCCGACGCACCGGAGCCGGTTGCTGAAGCCCCGGAAGAACCGCCCGTCATCGAAGCCGCCTGTTTCGGCGTCGCGGGCCCGATCATCGAGAACCGCTGCAAGACCACGAATCTCCCCTGGGTCGTGGATGGGACGGCCCTGGCCACACACCTCAAGGTCGGACAAGTCCGGCTCCTGAACGACCTGGAAGCCACGGCCTACGGACTGCTGGTGCTGCGACCGGACGAGTTCGTGGTGTTGAATGCAGGCGCGGCTCGCCCGGTTCAGCCCACAACCGCCATGGCCTTGATCGCCGCAGGCACGGGCCTCGGGGAAGCCATTCTGTATGGCGACGGGACCCGCTACCATCCCATGCCGTCCGAGGGAGGGCATGCGTCCTTCGCGCCAACGAGCGACCTGGAGATCGATTTGCTCCGCCATCTGCGCAGCAGTTACTTGCACGTGAGCTACGAGCGGGTGTTGTCGGGGGCCGGGCTGCATGCGATCTATGAATTTCTGCGCGACACCAAACGCAACGAACCGACGTGGCTCGCGGAGCGGATCAAGGTCGGTGACCCAGCGGCCGTGATCGCCGAGGTGGGGCTGGCCGGGCAGTCGGAAATCTGCCAGCAGGCGCTGGACATGTTCGCCTCCATCTATGGGGCGGAGGCGGGGAACCTGGCCTTGAAGGCGCTGGCCTTGAACGGTCTCTATGTCGGCGGGGGGATTGCGCCCAAACTAATTCCCAAGCTGAAGGACGGGACCTTCATGCGCGCGTTCAGCGCCAAGGGCCGGTACAAGGCGCTGCTCAACTCGATTCCCGTGCGCGTAATCATGAATCCCAAGACCGCGCTGCTGGGCGCCGCCTCGGTGGCGAGCCGGCTGCAACCGATACAAGCCACATGA
- a CDS encoding CDGSH iron-sulfur domain-containing protein — translation MADEVVIAQRTPYVMEVGPGKVYWCRCGRSKNQPFCDGSHTGTSFTPMEVEFTEKKRVAFCGCKHTKKPPFCDGTHSRL, via the coding sequence ATGGCCGATGAAGTCGTCATTGCGCAGCGGACTCCATATGTGATGGAGGTTGGCCCGGGCAAGGTTTACTGGTGCCGGTGCGGTCGTTCGAAGAACCAACCCTTTTGCGACGGCTCCCATACGGGCACGTCATTCACGCCGATGGAAGTGGAATTTACCGAAAAGAAGCGGGTCGCCTTCTGCGGATGCAAGCACACGAAGAAGCCGCCGTTCTGCGACGGCACGCATTCCCGCCTGTAA
- the rpiA gene encoding ribose-5-phosphate isomerase RpiA, giving the protein MTTPQQADQLKRQAAEAAVGYVRHGQIVGLGTGSTARHVVLALGEKVRAGLAIKGVPTSTETAELAKSQGIALLNHDEAWQIDVAIDGADQVDPQLNLIKGGGGALLREKIVAAAARQFIVVVDASKCVPALGGTFPLPIEVAVFGWRSTERQIQAVSDAFGYGGTVLLREKGGQPFKTEAGHYILDLHVARIDDPAGFETKLNEIPGVVETGLFVGRTDILIAGTQQGIEVRQAERR; this is encoded by the coding sequence ATGACGACTCCCCAACAGGCAGATCAACTCAAGCGCCAGGCCGCCGAGGCGGCCGTCGGGTATGTCCGCCATGGACAGATCGTCGGGCTGGGCACCGGCTCCACCGCCCGTCATGTCGTCCTGGCCTTGGGCGAAAAAGTCCGGGCCGGTCTGGCCATCAAGGGCGTCCCGACCTCGACCGAGACGGCCGAGCTGGCCAAGAGCCAGGGGATCGCGTTGCTCAACCATGACGAGGCCTGGCAGATCGACGTGGCCATCGACGGAGCGGACCAGGTGGACCCCCAGCTCAACTTGATCAAGGGCGGCGGGGGCGCCTTGCTGCGGGAAAAGATCGTCGCGGCCGCCGCCCGGCAATTTATCGTCGTGGTGGACGCGTCCAAATGCGTGCCGGCCCTGGGCGGCACCTTTCCCCTGCCCATCGAGGTCGCGGTCTTCGGCTGGCGCAGCACCGAACGTCAAATCCAAGCCGTCAGCGATGCGTTCGGGTACGGGGGCACAGTCCTCCTCCGCGAGAAGGGCGGGCAGCCGTTCAAGACCGAAGCGGGCCACTACATCCTGGACTTGCACGTGGCGCGCATCGACGATCCGGCCGGATTCGAGACCAAGCTCAACGAAATCCCCGGCGTGGTCGAGACCGGGCTCTTCGTGGGCCGGACCGACATCTTGATTGCGGGAACCCAACAAGGAATCGAGGTCCGACAAGCCGAGAGACGGTAA
- a CDS encoding PilZ domain-containing protein has product MATCKVDVERRDYFRINMALPVAYWRETDHVQTRLDLMPVNISGSGMRFVAERSMAVGDTVSIRIGLPNGIVPARAKVVRVQGQAEIGSSISMQFTAIGSHDQERLLEYIFAA; this is encoded by the coding sequence ATGGCTACATGCAAAGTTGATGTGGAGCGACGTGATTATTTCAGGATTAACATGGCCTTGCCGGTGGCATACTGGCGCGAGACCGACCATGTCCAGACTCGGCTCGATCTGATGCCCGTGAATATCTCCGGGAGCGGGATGCGGTTTGTCGCGGAACGTTCCATGGCGGTGGGCGACACGGTTTCGATCCGGATCGGGTTGCCGAACGGAATCGTGCCGGCGCGGGCGAAGGTTGTCCGCGTCCAGGGACAGGCGGAGATAGGCTCTTCGATCTCTATGCAGTTCACGGCCATCGGGAGCCACGATCAGGAGCGATTGCTGGAGTATATATTTGCCGCGTAA
- a CDS encoding DNA-3-methyladenine glycosylase 2 family protein gives MNPRPSRRRVGRADRHRAVVRHLSRADPGLGRIIARIGPCTLRPRRAYFATLCDSIISQQLSTRVAEVIFARFVALYPKQRPTPAAVAKTPLPRLRAIGLSRQKAGYLKDLAAGFQDGRVQPGRLARQSNEEIVDALVSVHGIGRWTAEMFLIFSLNRLDVLPVDDLGIRKAIQRWYGFKTLPAARTIRRIGRPWHPYETVASWYLWRSLRMD, from the coding sequence CTGAACCCCCGCCCGTCTCGGCGCCGCGTCGGCCGGGCCGATCGTCACCGGGCGGTCGTGCGGCATCTGAGCCGGGCCGACCCGGGCCTCGGCCGGATCATCGCCCGCATCGGCCCCTGCACGCTCAGGCCGCGCCGCGCCTACTTTGCGACGCTCTGCGATTCCATCATCTCCCAGCAACTCTCCACCCGCGTGGCCGAGGTCATCTTCGCGCGATTCGTCGCGCTCTACCCAAAGCAGCGTCCGACGCCGGCGGCCGTGGCGAAAACGCCGCTCCCGCGCCTCAGGGCGATCGGGCTGTCACGCCAGAAAGCCGGCTATCTCAAGGATCTGGCCGCAGGATTTCAGGATGGGCGCGTGCAGCCAGGCCGTCTGGCGCGCCAATCGAACGAAGAGATCGTCGACGCACTGGTATCGGTCCATGGCATCGGGCGCTGGACCGCGGAGATGTTCCTGATCTTTTCGCTGAACCGGTTAGACGTGTTGCCCGTGGATGATTTGGGAATCAGAAAGGCGATTCAGCGTTGGTACGGCTTCAAGACCTTGCCGGCCGCAAGGACGATCCGGAGGATTGGCCGTCCCTGGCATCCCTACGAGACGGTTGCTTCCTGGTATCTCTGGCGGAGCTTGCGGATGGATTGA
- a CDS encoding FtsX-like permease family protein gives MIAFPLRMAWRETRAAWRHFLYFFACIAVGVGALVGVALFGVNVERAVSKEARALMAGDLEVRVSRQMSQAGEDLLQSLSLRGIETTHVSELVGMASVPHAPLPVVPGMRAVTHVSQIVELKAIGAGYPFYGTLKVEPDRPLQELLHPPAGVCPSVQPIVPSPTPQPTPAKKKRPRKKAAEAVAPQPPAPAPCHGMVVQDSLLIRMGLKVGDQLKVGEGRFTITGLVRKEPDRTAGAFSLGPRVFISREGLAGTDLIKLGSRVRERYLLRVPASMPVTPLLHELRGRLASESARVIPFQDAQPQLRGFLDQLTRYLGLVGLTALFVGGIGVASTMQAFLREKLQTIAILKTVGAESGTILQTYLLQAFLLSLVGSLAGLAMGVAAQSALPAILSNFLPIDEMAVPAGLSGASVPALVKGLAMGLLTTLLFALWPLLGIRDIRPALIFRRDVTQPAGISVAGQASRDVLSLWRSATWRSRLDPLRLAMAAGILLCLAGLSVWQAGNRNVGLLFIGALVAAICFLRLAAFLLVRSLRSIARVQSLTLRYAVGNLHRPGNQAAGVMVSIGIGVMVIVTVSLLERALVDQVGEQRPKESPSFFFIDIQPDQRASFLALMQERMPEAKVEATPLVRSRLYAVNGRLVETEEAMEQRLPADSDEARREKEKQARKTWYFTREYVLTQGDALPKDNRLIKGTWWQPGERPAKPLVSMEEDAAKHLGLDLGGTVTLDIQGVTVEATVSSIRRVEWGNFSTNFYMILSPGSLDAAPMTYVATIKVPPQEEVPLQQAVVSAFPNVTAINIGDVLDSLARILERLAVAMRAVALFCVLTGGIVMGAALAATRYRRLYESVILKALGATRGLIAQAFAIEYVLLGSVAGAIGLLLSIGLSWALLYFIFDLPWHLQPDILAAGFVLTLLLTLAVGFLSTFRLLGQRPLTVLRHE, from the coding sequence GTGATCGCCTTTCCCCTGCGCATGGCTTGGCGGGAGACGCGGGCGGCCTGGCGGCACTTCCTCTACTTCTTCGCCTGCATCGCCGTGGGCGTCGGGGCGTTGGTCGGCGTGGCCCTGTTCGGCGTGAACGTCGAGCGGGCCGTGTCCAAGGAAGCCCGTGCCTTGATGGCGGGCGATCTCGAAGTGCGGGTCTCACGACAGATGAGCCAGGCCGGTGAGGATCTGCTGCAGTCGCTGAGCCTGCGCGGCATCGAGACGACGCATGTCAGCGAGCTGGTGGGCATGGCGTCTGTGCCCCATGCCCCGCTACCTGTCGTTCCGGGGATGCGCGCGGTCACGCACGTGTCGCAGATCGTCGAACTCAAAGCCATCGGGGCTGGCTACCCCTTCTATGGGACGCTCAAGGTAGAGCCGGACCGGCCCCTCCAAGAATTGCTGCACCCGCCGGCCGGCGTCTGTCCCTCTGTCCAACCCATCGTCCCGTCTCCGACGCCGCAACCCACGCCGGCCAAGAAAAAGCGGCCGCGCAAGAAGGCGGCGGAGGCCGTCGCGCCCCAGCCGCCTGCGCCGGCTCCCTGTCATGGGATGGTCGTTCAGGACAGCCTGCTGATCCGCATGGGGCTGAAAGTGGGCGATCAGCTCAAGGTCGGGGAGGGCCGGTTTACGATCACCGGACTGGTGCGCAAGGAGCCGGATCGGACAGCCGGGGCGTTCAGTTTGGGGCCGAGGGTGTTCATCTCGCGCGAGGGCTTGGCCGGGACCGACCTCATCAAGCTGGGCAGCCGCGTCCGCGAACGGTACCTCCTGCGCGTCCCCGCCTCGATGCCGGTTACGCCGCTGCTGCACGAACTGCGCGGGCGGTTGGCCTCGGAATCGGCCCGTGTCATCCCCTTTCAAGATGCGCAGCCGCAGCTCCGTGGGTTTCTCGATCAACTGACCCGGTACCTGGGCCTGGTCGGCTTGACCGCGCTCTTTGTGGGAGGGATCGGCGTCGCCAGCACGATGCAGGCTTTCTTGCGCGAGAAGCTCCAGACGATCGCCATTTTGAAGACAGTCGGAGCCGAGTCGGGGACGATTCTGCAAACCTATCTGCTGCAGGCCTTCCTGCTCAGTCTGGTCGGAAGCCTGGCTGGCCTGGCCATGGGCGTCGCGGCGCAAAGCGCCTTGCCCGCCATCCTGTCCAATTTTTTGCCCATCGATGAGATGGCGGTGCCCGCCGGCCTGTCCGGCGCATCAGTTCCGGCCCTGGTCAAAGGTCTGGCCATGGGGCTCTTGACCACGCTGCTCTTCGCGCTCTGGCCGTTGCTGGGCATCCGCGACATCCGTCCGGCCCTGATCTTTCGCCGCGACGTGACACAGCCGGCCGGAATTTCCGTAGCTGGTCAGGCGAGCCGCGACGTGCTGTCCTTGTGGCGCTCCGCTACGTGGCGCAGCCGGCTCGATCCCTTGCGTCTCGCGATGGCTGCGGGGATTCTTCTCTGTCTCGCCGGCCTCTCCGTCTGGCAGGCCGGCAATCGGAACGTGGGGCTGTTGTTCATCGGCGCCCTGGTCGCCGCCATCTGTTTTCTGCGACTGGCGGCATTCCTCCTGGTGCGCAGCCTCCGGTCGATTGCCCGGGTGCAGTCGTTGACGCTTCGCTACGCCGTCGGCAATTTGCACCGCCCGGGCAATCAAGCGGCCGGGGTCATGGTGTCCATCGGGATCGGCGTCATGGTCATCGTGACGGTCTCGTTATTGGAGCGGGCCCTGGTGGACCAGGTGGGTGAGCAGCGGCCCAAGGAATCGCCTTCCTTCTTTTTTATCGACATCCAGCCGGACCAGAGAGCCTCGTTCCTGGCCCTGATGCAGGAGCGGATGCCGGAGGCGAAAGTCGAGGCCACGCCGCTCGTCCGTTCCCGGCTCTATGCCGTGAACGGCCGGTTGGTTGAAACCGAAGAGGCGATGGAGCAACGGTTGCCCGCCGACTCGGACGAGGCCCGGCGCGAAAAAGAAAAACAGGCGCGGAAGACCTGGTACTTCACGCGAGAATATGTGCTCACGCAAGGGGACGCGTTGCCGAAGGACAACCGGTTGATCAAAGGCACCTGGTGGCAACCAGGCGAACGTCCGGCCAAACCGTTGGTCTCGATGGAAGAGGATGCGGCGAAGCACCTGGGGCTGGACCTTGGCGGTACGGTGACGCTCGATATCCAAGGCGTGACGGTGGAAGCCACCGTCAGCAGCATCCGGCGGGTCGAATGGGGCAACTTCTCGACGAACTTCTACATGATTCTCTCACCGGGCTCGTTGGACGCGGCGCCGATGACCTACGTGGCCACGATCAAAGTCCCGCCGCAGGAGGAAGTCCCGCTCCAGCAGGCGGTCGTGTCGGCCTTCCCGAACGTGACGGCCATCAACATCGGCGATGTGTTGGACAGTCTGGCGCGCATCCTCGAACGGCTGGCGGTGGCGATGCGGGCGGTGGCGCTGTTCTGCGTGCTGACCGGAGGGATTGTGATGGGCGCCGCTCTGGCGGCGACGCGCTACCGGAGGCTGTACGAGTCGGTGATCCTGAAAGCCTTGGGAGCGACCCGCGGGCTGATCGCGCAGGCGTTTGCGATCGAATATGTCCTGCTCGGTTCCGTGGCCGGGGCCATCGGCTTGCTCCTCTCCATCGGGCTCTCCTGGGCTCTGCTCTATTTCATCTTCGACCTGCCCTGGCACCTCCAGCCGGATATTCTCGCAGCCGGCTTCGTCCTGACCCTCTTGCTGACGTTGGCCGTCGGCTTCTTGAGCACGTTCCGGCTCCTCGGCCAGCGGCCGCTCACTGTATTAAGACATGAATAG